In Gossypium raimondii isolate GPD5lz chromosome 12, ASM2569854v1, whole genome shotgun sequence, a single window of DNA contains:
- the LOC105764155 gene encoding uncharacterized protein LOC105764155 isoform X1 yields MYARRIRGRSQRWGLVFQQWKHLIKPHCQDYACCRSLIHPYSVRAGSSGVGMIRRSVLDSSYTRGVAPAFINAGFYGRSAPCLSNHQLRLYSSKGDGRNASEDNYRPVNDGANFDKGKTRREKFGNDVKPCDVHAQLGEQDQKEWLNNEKLSIESKKKESPFLTRREKFKNEFLRRVVPWQKIHVSWETFPYYIHENTKNILVECVASNLKHKKLSASYGARLPSSSGRILLQSVPGTELYRERVVRALARELQVPLLVLDSSVLAPYDFGDDCSSESESDEDNLESVVDGTSESDIEDENDASNEEDWTSSNETRTDCSDEDEVQATAEAALKKLVPYNLEEFEKRVSGESESSSESSKTEADESANKSKQLLKKGDRVKYIGPNVQSEASKRIILGKIPTSDGPTNVYTSIRGRPLCSGQRGEVYEVNGDRVAVILDISTDNRAKEEKDEKSTEESASPPVYWLNVKDVEHDHDAQAEDCYIAMEALCEVLNSKQPLIVYFQDSSQWLSRAVPKSKHKEFVSKVHEMFDKLSGPVVLICGQNRVETGSKEKEKFTMILPNFGRLAKLPLPLKRLTEGLKATKRSTDDEIYKLFTNVLCIHPPKEEDLLRIFNKQLDEDRRIVISRSNLNELHKVLEENELSCLDLLQTNTDGVILTKRKAEKVVGWAKNHYLSSCTLPSIKGERLCLPRESLEIAVMRLKEEETLSRKPAQNLKNLAKDEYESNFVSAVVAPGEIGVKFDDIGALEDVKKALNELVILPMRRPELFSHGNLLRPCKGILLFGPPGTGKTLLAKALATEAGANFISITGSALTSKWFGDAEKLTKALFSFASKLAPVIIFVDEVDSLLGARGGGFEHEATRRMRNEFMAAWDGLRSKDSQRILILGATNRPFDLDDAVIRRLPRRIYVDLPDAGNRMKILKIFLAQENIGCNFSFEELANATEGYSGSDLKNLCIAAAYRPVQELLEEENKGGKNDAAGVLRPLNLDDFIQSKAKVGPSVAYDAASMNELRKWNEQYGEGGSRRKSPFGF; encoded by the exons ATGTATGCAAGGAGGATAAGGGGTAGAAGCCAGAGATGGGGTCTGGTGTTTCAACAGTGGAAACATTTAATTAAGCCACATTGCCAGGATTATGCTTGTTGTCGATCTTTGATCCACCCATATTCTGTGCGGGCTGGTTCTTCGGGTGTTGGTATGATTAGAAGAAGTGTTTTAGATTCATCTTATACTCGAGGTGTTGCTCCTGCATTTATAAATGCAGGTTTCTATGGAAGGTCTGCTCCATGTTTAAGTAACCATCAGTTGCGTTTGTATAGTTCTAAAGGTGATGGAAGGAATGCTAGTGAGGATAACTATAGACCTGTGAATGATGGGGCTAACTTTGATAAGGGAAAGACTCGGCGGGAAAAGTTTGGGAATGACGTAAAGCCTTGTGATGTACATGCTCAGCTTGGGGAACAGGATCAAAAGGAATGGCTTAATAATGAAAAACTTTCTATAGAGAGTAAGAAGAAAGAATCGCCATTTTTGACCAGACGTGAGAAGTTTAAAAACGAGTTCTTGCGTAGAGTTGTGCCTTGGCAGAAAATACATGTTTCTTGGGAAACATTTCCTTATTACATTCA TGAgaataccaaaaatattttggttgaatGTGTTGCTTCAAATTTGAAACATAAGAAGCTCAGTGCTTCTTATGGTGCTCGATTGCCATCTTCGAGTGGGAGAATACTGCTTCAAAGTGTCCCAG GAACTGAACTTTATCGCGAGAGAGTGGTTAGGGCGCTGGCACGAGAGTTACAAGTACCACTTTTGGTTCTTGACAGCAGCGTTCTTGCTCCATAT GATTTTGGTGATGATTGCTCATCTGAGTCTGAATCAGATGAAGATAATCTGGAATCTGTAGTAGATGGTACTTCAGAGTCAGATATTGAGGATGAGAATGATGCCAGTAATGAGGAAGACTGGACAAGCAGCAATGAGACAAGAACAGACTGCAGTGATGAGGATGAAGTGCAGGCAACTGCTGAAGCAGCCCTCAAGAAACTTGTTCCCTACAACCTGGAAGAGTTTGAGAAG AGAGTCTCTGGAGAATCTGAGAGTTCCTCAGAATCCTCAAAAACTGAGGCCGATGAATCTGCTAATAAATCCAAGCAGCTTCTTAAGAAAG gGGACCGTGTGAAATATATTGGACCTAATGTGCAGAGTGAAGCTAGCAAAAG GATCATATTGGGGAAGATACCAACATCTGATGGTCCAACTAATGTTTATACGAGTATTCGAGGCAG ACCCCTATGTAGCGGTCAACGTGGTGAGGTATATGAGGTGAATGGAGACAGAGTTGCTGTCATTTTGGATATTAGTACTGATAACAGAGCAAAAGAAGAGAAGGATGAGAAATCCACTGAGGAGTCTGCTAGCCCACCAGTTTATTGGTTAAATG TTAAGGATGTTGAGCATGATCATGATGCTCAGGCAGAGGACTGCTATATTGCCATGGAAGCTTTATGTGAG GTTTTGAATTCCAAGCAACCTCTTATTGTATATTTTCAAGATTCTTCACAGTGGTTGTCTAGGGCGGTTCCCAAGTCAAAACACAAAGAATTTGTCAGCAAGGTGCATGAAATGTTTGACAAATTATCAGGTCCTGTTGTTTTGATTTGCGGGCAGAACAGAGTTGAAACAGGGTCAAAGGAGAAAGAGAAATTT ACGATGATACTGCCAAATTTTGGTCGCCTTGCAAAACTG CCTCTCCCTTTGAAGCGTCTTACTGAGGGTCTTAAAGCAACGAAGAGATCTACtgatgatgaaatatataaGCTCTTTACTAATGTTTTGTGTATTCATCCTCCTAAG GAGGAAGATCTCCTTagaatatttaataaacaacTTGATGAGGATCGGAGAATCGTGATATCAAGAAGCAATCTAAATGAATTACATAAG GTTCTTGAAGAGAATGAGCTGTCATGTTTGGACCTATTACAAACAAATACTGATGGTGTGATACTGACTAAACGGA AAGCTGAAAAGGTTGTTGGTTGGGCTAAAAATCATTACTTATCATCTTGCACGCTTCCTTCCATAAAAGGCGAAAGATTATGTCTGCCTCGTGAAAG CCTTGAAATTGCAGTTATGAGATTGAAAGAGGAAGAAACATTATCTCGGAAACCTGCACAAAACCTGAAG AACCTTGCAAAGGACGAGTATGAAAGCAACTTTGTTTCAGCTGTGGTAGCACCTGGTGAAATTggtgtcaaatttgatgatattGGTGCTCTTGAAGATGTGAAGAAAGCATTGAATGAACTTGTCATTCTTCCAATGCGAAGACCTGAACTTTTCTCTCATGGAAATCTATTGCGG CCTTGCAAAGGAATATTACTTTTTGGTCCTCCTGGAACCGGGAAAACCCTTCTTGCTAAGGCACTGGCAACAGAAGCGGGAGCCAACTTTATCAGCATAACTGGTTCAGCTCTTACATCGAAG TGGTTTGGAGACGCTGAAAAGCTCACCAAGGCCCTTTTCTCTTTTGCTAGCAAGCTGGCGCCAGTCATTATTTTTGTTGACGAG GTTGATAGTTTGCTGGGTGCTCGTGGTGGTGGTTTTGAGCATGAGGCAACTAGGAGAATGAGAAACGAGTTCATGGCAGCTTGGGATGGATTAAGGTCAAAAGATAGCCAAAGAATCCTCATCCTTGGTGCCACAAATAGGCCCTTTGATCTTGATGATGCTGTTATTCGTCGCTTACCAAGAAG GATATATGTTGACTTACCAGATGCTGGAAACCGCATGAAGATACTGAAAATATTTCTTGCACAAGAGAATATAGGctgtaatttttcatttgaagAACTTGCAAATGCAACTGAGGGGTATTCTGGCAGTGATTTGAAG AACCTCTGTATAGCTGCAGCGTACAGGCCTGTGCAAGAACTTctagaagaagaaaacaag GGTGGCAAAAATGATGCAGCTGGTGTACTAAGGCCTCTTAATTTGGATGACTTTATTCAATCAAAAGCCAAG GTGGGTCCATCCGTTGCGTATGATGCTGCAAGCATGAATGAGCTGAGGAAATGGAACGAGCAGTATGGAGAAGGTGGTAGCAGAAGGAAGTCACCTTTTGGTTTCTAA
- the LOC105764155 gene encoding uncharacterized protein LOC105764155 isoform X2 — MYARRIRGRSQRWGLVFQQWKHLIKPHCQDYACCRSLIHPYSVRAGSSGVGMIRRSVLDSSYTRGVAPAFINAGFYGRSAPCLSNHQLRLYSSKGDGRNASEDNYRPVNDGANFDKGKTRREKFGNDVKPCDVHAQLGEQDQKEWLNNEKLSIESKKKESPFLTRREKFKNEFLRRVVPWQKIHVSWETFPYYIHENTKNILVECVASNLKHKKLSASYGARLPSSSGRILLQSVPGTELYRERVVRALARELQVPLLVLDSSVLAPYDFGDDCSSESESDEDNLESVVDGTSESDIEDENDASNEEDWTSSNETRTDCSDEDEVQATAEAALKKLVPYNLEEFEKRVSGESESSSESSKTEADESANKSKQLLKKGDRVKYIGPNVQSEASKRPLCSGQRGEVYEVNGDRVAVILDISTDNRAKEEKDEKSTEESASPPVYWLNVKDVEHDHDAQAEDCYIAMEALCEVLNSKQPLIVYFQDSSQWLSRAVPKSKHKEFVSKVHEMFDKLSGPVVLICGQNRVETGSKEKEKFTMILPNFGRLAKLPLPLKRLTEGLKATKRSTDDEIYKLFTNVLCIHPPKEEDLLRIFNKQLDEDRRIVISRSNLNELHKVLEENELSCLDLLQTNTDGVILTKRKAEKVVGWAKNHYLSSCTLPSIKGERLCLPRESLEIAVMRLKEEETLSRKPAQNLKNLAKDEYESNFVSAVVAPGEIGVKFDDIGALEDVKKALNELVILPMRRPELFSHGNLLRPCKGILLFGPPGTGKTLLAKALATEAGANFISITGSALTSKWFGDAEKLTKALFSFASKLAPVIIFVDEVDSLLGARGGGFEHEATRRMRNEFMAAWDGLRSKDSQRILILGATNRPFDLDDAVIRRLPRRIYVDLPDAGNRMKILKIFLAQENIGCNFSFEELANATEGYSGSDLKNLCIAAAYRPVQELLEEENKGGKNDAAGVLRPLNLDDFIQSKAKVGPSVAYDAASMNELRKWNEQYGEGGSRRKSPFGF; from the exons ATGTATGCAAGGAGGATAAGGGGTAGAAGCCAGAGATGGGGTCTGGTGTTTCAACAGTGGAAACATTTAATTAAGCCACATTGCCAGGATTATGCTTGTTGTCGATCTTTGATCCACCCATATTCTGTGCGGGCTGGTTCTTCGGGTGTTGGTATGATTAGAAGAAGTGTTTTAGATTCATCTTATACTCGAGGTGTTGCTCCTGCATTTATAAATGCAGGTTTCTATGGAAGGTCTGCTCCATGTTTAAGTAACCATCAGTTGCGTTTGTATAGTTCTAAAGGTGATGGAAGGAATGCTAGTGAGGATAACTATAGACCTGTGAATGATGGGGCTAACTTTGATAAGGGAAAGACTCGGCGGGAAAAGTTTGGGAATGACGTAAAGCCTTGTGATGTACATGCTCAGCTTGGGGAACAGGATCAAAAGGAATGGCTTAATAATGAAAAACTTTCTATAGAGAGTAAGAAGAAAGAATCGCCATTTTTGACCAGACGTGAGAAGTTTAAAAACGAGTTCTTGCGTAGAGTTGTGCCTTGGCAGAAAATACATGTTTCTTGGGAAACATTTCCTTATTACATTCA TGAgaataccaaaaatattttggttgaatGTGTTGCTTCAAATTTGAAACATAAGAAGCTCAGTGCTTCTTATGGTGCTCGATTGCCATCTTCGAGTGGGAGAATACTGCTTCAAAGTGTCCCAG GAACTGAACTTTATCGCGAGAGAGTGGTTAGGGCGCTGGCACGAGAGTTACAAGTACCACTTTTGGTTCTTGACAGCAGCGTTCTTGCTCCATAT GATTTTGGTGATGATTGCTCATCTGAGTCTGAATCAGATGAAGATAATCTGGAATCTGTAGTAGATGGTACTTCAGAGTCAGATATTGAGGATGAGAATGATGCCAGTAATGAGGAAGACTGGACAAGCAGCAATGAGACAAGAACAGACTGCAGTGATGAGGATGAAGTGCAGGCAACTGCTGAAGCAGCCCTCAAGAAACTTGTTCCCTACAACCTGGAAGAGTTTGAGAAG AGAGTCTCTGGAGAATCTGAGAGTTCCTCAGAATCCTCAAAAACTGAGGCCGATGAATCTGCTAATAAATCCAAGCAGCTTCTTAAGAAAG gGGACCGTGTGAAATATATTGGACCTAATGTGCAGAGTGAAGCTAGCAAAAG ACCCCTATGTAGCGGTCAACGTGGTGAGGTATATGAGGTGAATGGAGACAGAGTTGCTGTCATTTTGGATATTAGTACTGATAACAGAGCAAAAGAAGAGAAGGATGAGAAATCCACTGAGGAGTCTGCTAGCCCACCAGTTTATTGGTTAAATG TTAAGGATGTTGAGCATGATCATGATGCTCAGGCAGAGGACTGCTATATTGCCATGGAAGCTTTATGTGAG GTTTTGAATTCCAAGCAACCTCTTATTGTATATTTTCAAGATTCTTCACAGTGGTTGTCTAGGGCGGTTCCCAAGTCAAAACACAAAGAATTTGTCAGCAAGGTGCATGAAATGTTTGACAAATTATCAGGTCCTGTTGTTTTGATTTGCGGGCAGAACAGAGTTGAAACAGGGTCAAAGGAGAAAGAGAAATTT ACGATGATACTGCCAAATTTTGGTCGCCTTGCAAAACTG CCTCTCCCTTTGAAGCGTCTTACTGAGGGTCTTAAAGCAACGAAGAGATCTACtgatgatgaaatatataaGCTCTTTACTAATGTTTTGTGTATTCATCCTCCTAAG GAGGAAGATCTCCTTagaatatttaataaacaacTTGATGAGGATCGGAGAATCGTGATATCAAGAAGCAATCTAAATGAATTACATAAG GTTCTTGAAGAGAATGAGCTGTCATGTTTGGACCTATTACAAACAAATACTGATGGTGTGATACTGACTAAACGGA AAGCTGAAAAGGTTGTTGGTTGGGCTAAAAATCATTACTTATCATCTTGCACGCTTCCTTCCATAAAAGGCGAAAGATTATGTCTGCCTCGTGAAAG CCTTGAAATTGCAGTTATGAGATTGAAAGAGGAAGAAACATTATCTCGGAAACCTGCACAAAACCTGAAG AACCTTGCAAAGGACGAGTATGAAAGCAACTTTGTTTCAGCTGTGGTAGCACCTGGTGAAATTggtgtcaaatttgatgatattGGTGCTCTTGAAGATGTGAAGAAAGCATTGAATGAACTTGTCATTCTTCCAATGCGAAGACCTGAACTTTTCTCTCATGGAAATCTATTGCGG CCTTGCAAAGGAATATTACTTTTTGGTCCTCCTGGAACCGGGAAAACCCTTCTTGCTAAGGCACTGGCAACAGAAGCGGGAGCCAACTTTATCAGCATAACTGGTTCAGCTCTTACATCGAAG TGGTTTGGAGACGCTGAAAAGCTCACCAAGGCCCTTTTCTCTTTTGCTAGCAAGCTGGCGCCAGTCATTATTTTTGTTGACGAG GTTGATAGTTTGCTGGGTGCTCGTGGTGGTGGTTTTGAGCATGAGGCAACTAGGAGAATGAGAAACGAGTTCATGGCAGCTTGGGATGGATTAAGGTCAAAAGATAGCCAAAGAATCCTCATCCTTGGTGCCACAAATAGGCCCTTTGATCTTGATGATGCTGTTATTCGTCGCTTACCAAGAAG GATATATGTTGACTTACCAGATGCTGGAAACCGCATGAAGATACTGAAAATATTTCTTGCACAAGAGAATATAGGctgtaatttttcatttgaagAACTTGCAAATGCAACTGAGGGGTATTCTGGCAGTGATTTGAAG AACCTCTGTATAGCTGCAGCGTACAGGCCTGTGCAAGAACTTctagaagaagaaaacaag GGTGGCAAAAATGATGCAGCTGGTGTACTAAGGCCTCTTAATTTGGATGACTTTATTCAATCAAAAGCCAAG GTGGGTCCATCCGTTGCGTATGATGCTGCAAGCATGAATGAGCTGAGGAAATGGAACGAGCAGTATGGAGAAGGTGGTAGCAGAAGGAAGTCACCTTTTGGTTTCTAA